A region from the Methanolacinia paynteri genome encodes:
- a CDS encoding cation diffusion facilitator family transporter → MQEEKENDLISKRKKEDSVIRKVAFYSLAVNTFLVIVKLYLAWISGSLALEADAINSLIDIFASLALIAGIWLSSLKSSKFPYGLYKIENFVSIIIAFLVFLTAWEILVNAIYEDSTVLEFSGWVLPAVAGLASVPYLLGTYEVKIGKKYNSPGLIADGKQHKVDVLSTLVVFFALFAQYFGVPVDSIGAIIVAGFIAYSGWEILKDSMKTLLDASIDYKTRDLIKSAINSDPVVICTKELNARNSGRYIFVEAVVNMKKTDLSKAHLASERIESKIRDLVPNVERVVIHYEPKERSFIRYAVPLENREGDISLHFGEAPYFAILDFNFRDAKLLRKEILQNPATGLDKQKGMRSAEFLLKYKPDLVFSKQKLTGRSAEYVFESAGILLKITDADNTSELIEKIEDEMESRKDENR, encoded by the coding sequence ATGCAGGAAGAAAAAGAGAACGATCTGATTTCTAAGAGGAAAAAAGAGGATTCCGTTATCAGGAAAGTTGCCTTTTATTCGCTTGCCGTCAATACTTTCCTTGTAATCGTCAAGCTCTATCTTGCATGGATTTCGGGCAGCCTTGCACTGGAGGCAGATGCAATCAATTCTTTGATAGACATTTTCGCTTCCCTCGCCCTGATTGCCGGAATATGGCTTTCGAGCCTTAAAAGCAGCAAATTTCCATACGGCCTCTACAAAATCGAAAATTTTGTATCCATAATTATCGCCTTTCTTGTCTTTTTGACAGCTTGGGAGATCCTGGTCAATGCAATATATGAAGACAGTACGGTACTGGAGTTTAGCGGATGGGTGCTGCCGGCGGTTGCAGGACTCGCATCTGTCCCGTATCTCCTGGGAACATATGAAGTTAAAATCGGGAAAAAATATAATTCACCGGGATTAATTGCGGACGGGAAACAGCATAAGGTCGATGTTCTTTCGACACTTGTTGTATTTTTTGCACTCTTTGCCCAGTATTTCGGAGTTCCGGTGGACAGTATCGGAGCGATAATAGTTGCAGGTTTCATTGCATATTCGGGATGGGAGATCTTAAAAGACAGCATGAAAACTCTTCTTGATGCATCGATTGATTACAAAACAAGGGACCTGATAAAATCCGCAATTAATTCGGACCCTGTCGTGATCTGCACCAAAGAGCTCAACGCCAGAAATTCCGGGCGATATATCTTTGTTGAAGCGGTTGTAAACATGAAAAAAACCGACCTTTCAAAGGCACATCTTGCGAGTGAAAGGATTGAATCAAAGATTCGCGACCTTGTTCCCAATGTTGAAAGAGTTGTCATACATTATGAGCCGAAGGAGAGAAGCTTCATCCGGTATGCCGTGCCCCTTGAGAACAGGGAAGGAGATATCAGTCTTCATTTTGGCGAGGCGCCATATTTCGCAATTCTGGATTTTAATTTCAGGGATGCAAAGCTGCTGCGAAAAGAAATATTGCAAAATCCGGCCACCGGATTAGATAAGCAGAAAGGAATGCGTTCTGCGGAATTTTTGCTGAAATATAAGCCTGATCTGGTGTTTTCCAAACAGAAACTTACCGGGAGATCGGCTGAATATGTCTTTGAGTCCGCCGGAATTCTGTTGAAGATTACGGATGCGGATAATACCAGTGAATTGATCGAGAAAATTGAGGATGAGATGGAGAGCAGGAAGGATGAGAATCGTTAG
- a CDS encoding catalase, translating into MKKTLTTNQGVEVNDNQNSLTAGERGSVLLQDVHLIEKLAHFDRERIPERVVHAKGAGAHGYFQVYKSMAPYTKAKFLQNPDVKTPVLVRFSTVVGSRGSAESVRDPRGFAVKFYTEDGNYDLVGNNIPVFFIRDAIKFPDMIHSFKPAPDTNYPTSSSANSRFWDFISLSPESTHMIIWLFSDRGTIKSYRKMEGFGVNTYIWVNKMGRGIYVKYHWKPAAGIETIDRFESTRLAGEDPDCATRDLYDWIASGKEVEYELNVQLMEFEDENELEFDPLDATKTWPEDRYPLMPVGKMVLNKNPENYFAEIEQAAFCPASLIPGVEPSADKLLQGRLFSYADTHRHRLGPNYLQIPVNRPKVEVSNDQQDGYMTITPQFSGTANYEPNSLGGGLPKESGAPTYPGKPLQGVMVRKRIEKTNDFRQAGERYRSLSKIDQDHLVGNIADSLMHADMEIRKRMIRNLKSADAEMGERVEHSIKEMKA; encoded by the coding sequence ATGAAGAAGACCCTTACAACAAACCAGGGAGTGGAGGTTAACGACAACCAGAATTCCCTGACTGCGGGAGAGAGAGGTTCTGTCCTTTTGCAGGATGTACATCTTATAGAAAAACTTGCACATTTTGATCGTGAAAGAATCCCCGAACGGGTTGTCCATGCGAAAGGTGCAGGAGCACATGGATATTTCCAGGTCTATAAGAGCATGGCGCCTTATACGAAGGCGAAATTCCTTCAAAATCCTGATGTAAAAACGCCTGTTCTTGTTCGCTTCTCAACGGTGGTCGGTTCACGCGGTTCTGCCGAGTCCGTTCGCGATCCCCGTGGATTTGCAGTAAAATTCTATACCGAAGACGGGAATTACGACCTTGTCGGGAACAACATCCCTGTCTTTTTCATAAGGGATGCAATCAAATTCCCCGATATGATCCATTCCTTCAAACCCGCACCAGATACGAATTATCCGACAAGTTCCTCTGCGAACAGCAGGTTTTGGGATTTTATCTCGCTGTCTCCCGAGTCGACCCACATGATCATCTGGCTATTTTCGGATCGCGGAACAATTAAGAGCTACAGGAAGATGGAGGGCTTTGGTGTCAATACATACATATGGGTCAATAAAATGGGCAGGGGCATATACGTCAAGTACCACTGGAAACCTGCGGCAGGGATCGAGACGATCGACCGTTTTGAATCGACCCGCCTTGCAGGTGAGGACCCCGATTGTGCAACAAGAGATCTTTACGACTGGATCGCATCCGGAAAGGAGGTCGAGTACGAACTTAATGTTCAGCTTATGGAATTCGAGGACGAAAACGAACTTGAATTCGATCCACTGGATGCAACAAAGACCTGGCCCGAGGACAGGTACCCGCTGATGCCGGTCGGAAAAATGGTCCTCAATAAAAACCCGGAGAATTACTTTGCGGAGATTGAGCAGGCCGCTTTCTGTCCTGCTTCGCTGATCCCCGGTGTCGAGCCCTCCGCCGACAAACTTCTGCAGGGAAGGCTGTTTTCATATGCGGATACACACCGCCACCGGCTTGGTCCGAATTACCTGCAGATTCCGGTTAATCGTCCTAAAGTTGAAGTTTCAAATGACCAGCAGGACGGATATATGACAATAACTCCCCAGTTTTCCGGGACTGCAAACTACGAGCCCAACAGTCTCGGAGGCGGGCTGCCAAAGGAAAGCGGTGCTCCAACTTACCCCGGAAAACCACTTCAGGGTGTGATGGTTCGAAAGAGGATTGAAAAGACAAACGACTTCCGGCAGGCCGGGGAGAGGTACCGGTCCCTGTCAAAGATCGACCAGGATCATCTCGTCGGAAATATTGCCGACTCCCTTATGCATGCCGACATGGAGATCCGGAAGAGAATGATCAGGAACCTGAAAAGTGCCGATGCCGAAATGGGAGAACGTGTTGAACACTCGATAAAGGAAATGAAAGCTTGA
- a CDS encoding radical SAM/SPASM domain-containing protein — protein sequence MNGKYPPPRLISWNVTLRCPLKCDHCYVDAGKSEAGDVLSTKEAEKVIDSISESGSPLLILSGGEPLMRDDICGLVAYGTKKGLRMAMGTSGFTLDENMARRLKDAGLKAVAISLDSVDPAFHDKFRGTAGAWEKAVSAIEYCKDADIDVQINMTMVSPDMKNVESVIGMGSSMGVSDYQIFFPVHTGRGENLEIQDPDNYETIIREILEKYNESDLNIRPTCAPQFRRIAKESGIDNKRWGRGCIAGISYCRIYANGEVTPCPYLPLSAGNLREKSFGDIWQNSGLFAALRDPGLLTGKCGRCGYTDICGGCRARAYAGSKTVPVRWCDGLMEPYYGTGEVCGEDPWCPYEP from the coding sequence TTGAACGGAAAATACCCTCCGCCACGGCTGATTTCATGGAACGTAACGCTGCGATGCCCGCTGAAATGCGATCACTGCTATGTCGACGCGGGGAAATCCGAGGCCGGAGACGTATTGTCGACAAAAGAGGCTGAAAAGGTAATTGATTCGATATCGGAATCAGGAAGTCCTCTGCTGATCCTCAGCGGCGGAGAGCCTCTGATGCGTGACGATATCTGCGGGCTTGTCGCTTACGGGACGAAAAAAGGTCTCAGGATGGCGATGGGCACCTCAGGTTTTACCCTCGACGAAAATATGGCCCGGAGGCTGAAGGATGCAGGGCTGAAAGCCGTTGCTATAAGCCTTGATTCGGTCGATCCGGCATTCCATGATAAGTTCCGCGGAACTGCGGGTGCGTGGGAGAAGGCCGTATCTGCTATTGAGTATTGCAAAGATGCAGATATCGATGTCCAGATTAATATGACCATGGTCAGCCCGGATATGAAAAATGTCGAATCGGTTATTGGAATGGGATCTTCGATGGGCGTTTCAGATTACCAGATCTTCTTTCCCGTTCATACGGGAAGGGGAGAGAACCTGGAAATCCAGGACCCGGATAATTATGAAACCATTATAAGGGAAATCCTTGAAAAATACAATGAGAGCGACCTGAATATCAGGCCGACGTGTGCGCCGCAGTTCAGGAGGATTGCGAAAGAATCGGGGATTGACAACAAGCGATGGGGACGCGGGTGCATTGCCGGAATATCCTACTGCAGGATATATGCCAACGGCGAAGTCACTCCCTGTCCTTATCTCCCGCTGAGTGCCGGGAATCTCCGTGAGAAATCTTTCGGTGATATCTGGCAGAACTCCGGGCTCTTTGCGGCTCTTCGCGATCCGGGCCTTCTTACAGGGAAGTGCGGCAGGTGCGGGTACACTGATATCTGCGGCGGATGCCGGGCACGTGCATATGCAGGATCGAAAACCGTTCCCGTCAGGTGGTGCGACGGGCTGATGGAACCGTATTACGGCACAGGCGAGGTCTGCGGAGAAGACCCGTGGTGCCCTTATGAACCGTAA
- a CDS encoding Lrp/AsnC family transcriptional regulator: MRGDSIDTDFFPDETDIILLNRLQEDFPLVAEPWAVIALDAGISQDELFGRISKLRDSGIIKGITPVLNSQKFGLNYGTLVAVHTGKEMEDEAAIIINGYPEVSHNFIRDHHYSVWFTIKAESKERADRILTEIKERLGICDEDILDLPTVCYYKTDVRFRCEEFGEESRELSDLVNEIKEESDVPG, translated from the coding sequence GTGAGAGGTGATAGTATAGATACTGATTTTTTTCCTGACGAAACCGACATTATTCTCCTGAACAGGCTCCAGGAGGACTTCCCACTTGTCGCAGAACCGTGGGCCGTTATAGCTTTGGATGCCGGCATATCACAGGACGAACTTTTCGGACGGATCTCGAAGCTACGCGATTCGGGTATAATAAAGGGAATCACTCCTGTCCTGAATTCCCAAAAATTCGGGCTGAATTACGGGACTCTCGTGGCCGTTCATACCGGGAAGGAGATGGAGGATGAAGCTGCGATTATAATAAATGGTTACCCGGAGGTTTCGCATAATTTCATCCGGGATCATCATTACTCTGTCTGGTTCACTATCAAAGCCGAATCAAAAGAGAGAGCCGATCGAATTCTCACCGAAATAAAGGAGAGGCTCGGGATTTGTGATGAGGATATCCTTGACCTGCCGACGGTCTGCTATTACAAAACGGATGTCCGCTTCCGCTGCGAAGAATTCGGGGAGGAGAGCAGGGAGTTGTCCGATCTTGTTAATGAAATAAAGGAAGAGTCAGATGTACCGGGGTGA
- the ahbB gene encoding siroheme decarboxylase subunit beta, producing MDETDYKILNLLEEGMPVVIRPFDLIGERAGISGEEVIGRLRRLHDEGAIKTIKARINQRKIGISANALVAWNVPSGWNGYERLASYPGVSHCYKRSPVPGRWDYTVYTVHHRHSREEVYEEVKEIAEDMAVDDYVVIFSSKELKRVPAVRICEKGGCPE from the coding sequence GTGGACGAAACAGACTATAAAATCCTGAACCTGCTTGAAGAGGGGATGCCTGTTGTAATTAGGCCGTTCGATCTGATAGGGGAAAGAGCGGGAATATCCGGCGAAGAGGTAATCGGGAGACTCCGCCGTCTTCATGACGAGGGTGCTATTAAGACGATAAAGGCCCGGATTAACCAGAGGAAGATCGGGATCTCTGCAAATGCCCTTGTTGCATGGAATGTCCCATCGGGCTGGAACGGATACGAAAGACTTGCCTCGTACCCTGGGGTTTCGCACTGTTATAAGCGAAGTCCGGTTCCGGGGAGATGGGATTATACGGTTTATACGGTTCACCACAGGCACAGCAGGGAAGAGGTTTACGAAGAGGTGAAAGAGATCGCTGAGGATATGGCGGTAGATGATTATGTGGTGATTTTCAGCTCGAAGGAACTCAAACGGGTTCCCGCCGTCCGGATTTGCGAGAAAGGGGGATGCCCGGAATGA
- a CDS encoding radical SAM/SPASM domain-containing protein, with the protein MNRITQCLHGSGTVSEVLKHGHGTGKKVPGKYLAFSGMLRPVVFWNLTTRCNLSCVHCYNSSGSRSSGELSTEEAIAVIDDLSGMGVPLILFSGGEPLLREDIWDLAAYTKDKGIITSLSSNGTLIDAEVAGKIKESGIGYVGISLDGAKPRTHNRFRGSSDAFSRTIDAFGHCRDAEVRTGVRVTLTKANFRELDDLIDLALFLGASRFCLYWLVPSGRGTGDYERLQLNGDEVTEALGLLYGRAKEIDPSVMEFLTVDAPQDAIHLLASMRKDESEDLEDAESLVASLNGGCSAGSKVANISHQGFVYPCQFAQSEEFFVGDVRKTPFSRIWNDDSNPVLSLFRNKGMRFTGGCGECMHRELCGGGCMVRAYYTGKDFSAEDPFCFLLKGEGSLD; encoded by the coding sequence ATGAACAGGATCACCCAGTGTCTTCATGGCAGCGGTACTGTCAGCGAGGTGTTAAAGCACGGCCATGGTACCGGAAAAAAAGTTCCGGGGAAGTATCTCGCATTTTCCGGGATGCTCCGGCCGGTTGTTTTCTGGAATCTCACGACCAGGTGCAATCTTTCATGTGTGCATTGTTATAACAGTTCGGGCTCCCGGAGTTCTGGCGAACTCTCCACTGAAGAGGCTATTGCAGTCATCGACGATCTTTCCGGTATGGGCGTTCCGTTGATTCTGTTCTCCGGAGGCGAACCGCTCTTGCGCGAAGATATCTGGGATCTGGCTGCGTATACGAAGGACAAGGGGATAATCACGTCTCTTAGTTCCAACGGGACTCTTATAGATGCGGAGGTTGCGGGAAAGATAAAGGAGTCGGGAATCGGGTACGTGGGAATCTCTCTCGACGGGGCAAAACCCCGGACTCACAACAGGTTCAGGGGCTCGTCCGACGCTTTTTCGAGGACTATCGACGCATTCGGTCACTGCAGGGATGCAGAGGTCCGGACCGGGGTTCGCGTGACTCTTACAAAGGCTAATTTCCGGGAGCTGGACGATCTGATCGATCTTGCCCTTTTCCTTGGTGCTTCGCGTTTCTGCCTTTACTGGCTTGTTCCGAGCGGACGCGGGACCGGGGATTACGAAAGGCTCCAGCTGAACGGCGATGAGGTCACGGAAGCCCTCGGACTTTTATATGGCAGGGCAAAGGAGATCGATCCGTCTGTTATGGAGTTCCTGACCGTGGATGCACCCCAGGATGCGATCCATCTCCTTGCATCGATGAGGAAGGATGAATCGGAGGATCTTGAAGATGCCGAATCTCTTGTCGCATCGCTCAACGGCGGATGCAGTGCCGGAAGCAAAGTCGCAAATATCAGCCACCAGGGTTTTGTATACCCCTGCCAGTTTGCGCAGTCCGAAGAATTTTTTGTAGGGGACGTAAGAAAGACGCCGTTCAGCCGGATATGGAACGACGATTCGAATCCGGTTCTCTCTCTTTTCAGGAATAAAGGGATGAGGTTTACGGGAGGATGTGGAGAATGTATGCACCGGGAGCTTTGCGGTGGAGGATGCATGGTAAGGGCGTATTATACAGGGAAGGACTTTTCAGCGGAAGATCCTTTTTGTTTTCTTTTGAAGGGTGAGGGATCTTTGGATTGA
- the mntA gene encoding type VII toxin-antitoxin system MntA family adenylyltransferase antitoxin, with protein MTNTQIDPAVRETILSILKRYGATKIAIFGSYARGEERKNSDIDILVRFDSPKSLFQLVRIEDELEEALQRPVDLITEKSVSPYLSDPIHHDEVVIFG; from the coding sequence ATGACAAACACACAGATAGATCCGGCGGTCAGGGAGACAATCCTCTCTATACTGAAAAGATACGGTGCCACCAAAATTGCGATATTCGGTTCATATGCAAGAGGAGAGGAGAGAAAGAACAGCGATATCGATATTCTTGTTCGTTTCGACTCTCCAAAAAGTCTCTTTCAGCTTGTACGAATCGAAGACGAACTCGAAGAGGCATTACAAAGACCTGTGGATCTAATAACGGAAAAATCGGTCAGCCCCTATCTCTCTGATCCGATTCACCACGACGAAGTGGTGATATTCGGATGA
- a CDS encoding type 1 glutamine amidotransferase family protein — MFTIYVYVLDTLADWEPGHVISELNSGRFFKKGEERVSLKTVSISKEPINTMGGMTIVPDCLIDDIVVSETSVLILPGADTWNDPKHGAIIEKASEFLSLGATVCAICGATVALANFGLLDKRPHTSNGPGFLEMFSPGYKGQRFYIDKPSVADNNLITASSTGALLWAKQIIEHLGVFQSDTLESWYEYFRTGEPEHFFALMQTLPSGNEN, encoded by the coding sequence ATGTTTACAATCTATGTTTACGTTCTGGATACTTTAGCCGACTGGGAACCGGGGCATGTTATCTCGGAACTGAATTCCGGTCGGTTTTTCAAAAAGGGCGAGGAACGTGTATCGCTCAAAACGGTTAGTATTTCTAAAGAGCCAATCAATACAATGGGCGGGATGACAATAGTACCCGATTGCTTAATTGATGATATTGTCGTGAGTGAAACAAGCGTGTTGATATTACCAGGTGCGGACACGTGGAACGACCCAAAACATGGCGCTATTATCGAAAAAGCAAGCGAATTTCTCTCTTTAGGCGCTACGGTGTGTGCAATCTGCGGGGCTACCGTTGCGCTTGCCAACTTTGGGCTATTGGATAAGCGTCCGCATACCAGTAACGGACCGGGATTTCTTGAAATGTTTTCTCCTGGTTATAAAGGGCAAAGGTTTTACATAGACAAGCCATCTGTAGCGGATAACAACCTTATTACTGCAAGTTCCACCGGAGCTTTGTTGTGGGCGAAACAAATTATTGAGCATTTAGGTGTTTTTCAATCAGACACACTGGAATCCTGGTATGAATATTTTAGGACCGGTGAGCCTGAACATTTCTTTGCCCTCATGCAAACTTTGCCGTCTGGCAATGAAAACTGA
- a CDS encoding nucleotidyltransferase family protein — MNSSLFAKLKEHETEIRLSFGVKKIGIFGSFARGEEKPDSDIDIFVEFMPGKKTFDNYMGLKNFLESFFERKVDLVTYEGLNPHIRDNVMSGVVYVT; from the coding sequence ATGAACTCTTCCCTTTTTGCAAAATTAAAGGAACACGAAACTGAAATCAGACTAAGTTTCGGCGTTAAGAAGATCGGTATATTCGGATCTTTTGCAAGAGGAGAGGAGAAGCCGGATAGTGATATAGATATATTCGTGGAGTTTATGCCGGGTAAAAAAACATTTGACAATTATATGGGCCTGAAGAACTTTCTTGAATCCTTCTTTGAAAGGAAAGTCGATCTCGTAACATATGAGGGCCTGAATCCGCATATCCGCGACAATGTCATGAGCGGAGTAGTCTATGTCACGTGA
- a CDS encoding HepT-like ribonuclease domain-containing protein, translated as MSRDADLYLDDIIDATENILNYTSGIDYDDFISNKMCIDAVIKNLLVIGGGSQEDT; from the coding sequence ATGTCACGTGATGCGGATCTATATCTTGATGATATAATTGATGCAACGGAAAATATTCTCAACTATACTTCAGGGATCGATTATGACGATTTCATCTCAAATAAGATGTGCATCGATGCGGTCATAAAGAATCTCCTTGTTATCGGGGGAGGCAGTCAAGAAGATACCTGA
- a CDS encoding HepT-like ribonuclease domain-containing protein, which produces MEHPAIDWKNIAGLRDVLIHAYFRIDNDLLWDIIQNKLEDLRDEVLKISE; this is translated from the coding sequence TTGGAACATCCCGCAATCGACTGGAAGAATATTGCAGGACTCCGTGATGTTCTCATCCATGCCTATTTTAGAATTGATAATGATCTTCTTTGGGATATCATTCAGAATAAACTTGAAGATCTCAGAGATGAGGTTTTGAAAATCTCTGAATAA
- a CDS encoding HD domain-containing protein yields the protein MENTEIERIMFFVETFFRESGSHGLDHTLRVTRLCAEIGKAEGADMQILIPAALFHDVARPLEKKTGIPHEEEGARIAGEYLRSNGCDESRIRAITHAVSSHRFSRGTKPETLEAKVLSDADKLDAMGAIGIARAFMQAGEHGDGIEDAIAHFHEKLLNLRDLMYTDTAKEFAEERHELLQKFADALEDETLSAGDASPGWLLHL from the coding sequence ATGGAAAACACTGAGATTGAGAGAATAATGTTCTTTGTTGAAACCTTCTTCAGAGAGTCAGGATCACATGGACTTGATCACACTCTTCGTGTCACCCGCCTTTGTGCAGAGATCGGGAAAGCAGAAGGTGCAGATATGCAGATCCTCATTCCTGCCGCTCTCTTTCACGATGTTGCCCGTCCGCTTGAGAAGAAAACCGGAATTCCACACGAAGAGGAAGGTGCACGGATCGCAGGGGAATATCTCAGGTCGAATGGCTGCGATGAGAGCCGAATCCGGGCGATTACTCATGCAGTAAGTTCCCACCGTTTCAGCAGGGGCACAAAACCTGAAACTCTGGAGGCAAAGGTTCTGTCTGACGCCGACAAACTCGATGCCATGGGGGCGATCGGGATTGCACGGGCTTTTATGCAGGCCGGAGAACACGGCGATGGTATTGAAGATGCCATTGCTCATTTCCATGAAAAACTGCTAAATCTCAGGGATCTGATGTACACTGACACCGCGAAAGAGTTCGCTGAAGAAAGGCATGAACTGCTGCAAAAGTTTGCCGACGCACTGGAGGATGAGACTTTAAGTGCCGGAGATGCTTCGCCTGGTTGGCTTTTGCATCTTTAA
- a CDS encoding AbrB/MazE/SpoVT family DNA-binding domain-containing protein, whose amino-acid sequence MPLLDIKTGTITEKGQIVIPKSLRERFPSGEKVAIISYDDRIELRPISSVNEALSCAYSAEKSLKKDWDSKEEDEAWKNL is encoded by the coding sequence ATGCCATTACTTGATATAAAAACAGGAACCATTACAGAAAAAGGCCAGATTGTAATTCCAAAATCATTAAGGGAGAGATTTCCATCCGGAGAAAAAGTTGCAATAATTTCTTATGATGACAGAATTGAGTTAAGGCCTATCAGTTCTGTAAACGAAGCGCTTTCATGTGCATATTCAGCGGAGAAGTCTCTTAAAAAAGACTGGGATTCAAAAGAAGAAGATGAGGCATGGAAGAATTTGTAA
- a CDS encoding type II toxin-antitoxin system PemK/MazF family toxin: MEEFVKGDVLVVPFPFSDLSGSKKRPVLLIAVLGGEDIILCQITSRNRTDRYSVKIADCDFESGGLKIESFIRPDRIFTADKSLILYKAGRLKPGKITKVEDTLVEIIRK; the protein is encoded by the coding sequence ATGGAAGAATTTGTAAAAGGTGATGTCTTAGTCGTTCCGTTCCCTTTTTCAGATCTATCAGGTTCAAAGAAGAGACCTGTTCTATTAATTGCAGTTTTGGGTGGGGAAGACATCATCCTATGTCAGATAACAAGCAGAAACAGAACCGACAGGTACTCTGTAAAAATTGCAGACTGTGATTTTGAATCAGGAGGTCTGAAGATTGAAAGCTTCATCCGTCCTGACAGAATATTTACAGCTGATAAATCGCTCATATTATACAAAGCAGGCAGACTGAAGCCTGGAAAGATAACTAAAGTAGAGGATACACTTGTAGAAATTATTAGAAAATGA